TCGTTTGCTGACGGTCGCGAAAACTTTTATGAAGCATCGCTGCACGTTCATCCGTGGAACACGTATTCCGGTCGGTCGTTCTCCGTCCGGACCGCCACGTTGGACGACGAACTGGGGTCCGATGCGGAACGCGTGCATTTCATGAAAATCGATGTCGAAGGCCATGAAGAACCCCTGCTGCTTGGGTCGCGCCTCGTCCTACAAAGGGCTCGTCCAGCGTTGTTGATTGAAATTGATGGTTCATTGGACGATGAGTCAGTTTCAGCCGGTCGCGTGGCGCGGTTCCTTGAATCTTTCGGATATCGTCCGTATTTCTGGCGGAATGACTGGTGTCCCCGACAGCGGGGTGAATCGGCGGTGGACTACTTTTTTTTGATGCCTCATCATGTCTCCGCATGAACGCAAAGTCCCCTTTTTCAACGCTATCCATCGTCATCCCCGTCTACAACGAGGCGCGAACGGTCGAAACCATCCTAAATAGGGTCCGTTCGGTCGACGTGGGTTTGCGCAAAGAGATCATCCTGGTTAACGATTGCTCGACGGACGGCACGCGCGAGGTTCTCGAGCGTCTCGCGAAGGAGGACCCGACCCTTGTGGTCTTGCACCACGAACGCAATCGCGGCAAGGGCGCCGCTCTCCGAACGGGATTCGCTCGGGCCACTGGCGATATTGTTCTCATCCAAGACGCCGACCTCGAATACGATCCCCGCGAATATCCGCAGTTACTGCAGCCGATTCTGGACGGCCATGCGGATGTCGTTTATGGGTCGCGTTTTATTGGCGGCGGGCCGCACCGGGTTCTTTTCTTCTGGCACATGGTGGGAAACAAGTTCCTCACGCTTCTCTCCAACATGATGACGAACCTTAACCTCACGGACATGGAGGTCTGCTACAAGGTCTTTCGCCGCGAGGTGTTGCAAGGGATCGTGATCAAAGAGGAGCGTTTCGGATTCGAAGTCGAGATCACCGCCAAGGTCGCCCGAAAACGCTGCCGAATTTACGAAGTTCCCGTCAGCTATCACGGCCGCACCTACGAAGAAGGCAAAAAAATCAATTGGAAAGACGGTGTTCGCGCCCTCTGGTGCATCATTCGCTACCGGCTGGCGGACTGACCTCAACAGGGACAAACCGGCCATTGCACCAATCGTTTGGATCCGCAACGTAGCGGTAGAATCTCCGGTCGGCAAATGCCCGAACTAGGCACGGTACAAGATCGAGATATTCCCCACGGGCGTAAATGACCCGGCCGGTCAGAGCGGGGTCATTGAACAGAAATCCGGAGGAGTAGCGGAACCGGATTTCTGGCGCTCCTGAGTCGATCAGGACAAGGCTCGAAGGCGGCAGTTCCCGCAGGGCGCGTTCGTGCAGGCACCGGTTCGCTTGCTCGTAGTCCGGACCATAGTTTCGAAAAACAACCTGGGGCCAATAGGCGCCGACGGCATGGGCGAAGCTGGCAACCACGACCGCAAGAACAACGAACCGCCTCGCAGGAGAAGCCCCTGCCCATTCTCTGAGTCCGAAGGCCAACAGGACGAGCATAACCGGGGCGAGATTGTAATAATACCGGGCCTCGTATTCATGGCCCAGATAGTCGTAAAAAAAGTAGACGCCGACATGGACAGCCGTGGCGATGACCAAAAAACGTACTCTTCGGTCCATAACGCGAAGGAACGCAAAACCGAGCAAGGGCAGGGTCAGCGGCCATCCGAGCAACGCTTGGTCGAAGCGGATGAGGCGATGAAGAGATAGTTGCGCGGCATCTGCGAGCTTGAAATGTTCGCCAACTCCGAAGCGGGATTGGAACATTGGAAACAGGCTCTGATCCGTTGTAAAGCCGTACCCAATCGCTGCCCAATGACCATACGCTTTTTGGTTCCACAGCAAGATCGCCACGAATGCGGGCAAAAAGCCCATCAGCAGATGCCGGCTCGATCGCAGGATTTCCAAAACTGCGCGGGGGGCTGAGAGTAGCAGGCCGGTCGCAACCGCGGCAGCCGAAATCAAAAATTCGTGCGGCCGTATAAGGAAGCTCAATCCGTACGCGAAGCCGGCCAAGACGTTGAGAAAAGGCGCTCGAGGCATGTGTAGCGCCGAGACCAAAGCCCAAGAGCCGGTTAAGAATGATGCAAGAAAGGTCGTATGGGACATCATGGATCCGGCTAAGAGAATTGCCAGCGGCGATACGGCGAATGCGGCAGCGGTGGCGCGCGCTACCGATTCGGTAAAAAATGAGCGCGCCAGAAAGTACGATGCCACTAGCACGAGGAGGTGAGCGAGGAGGAGAGCAGCATTCGAGTATCCAAGGAGTTGGCCGATTGCCAAGAGCAGTGCGTGGCCGGGGGGGTATTTCGTGAACCATTTCCCATCGTTTGTGATCAGGACGTGATGCTGAAAAAAAGCCAGCGGGCAGGGGGGAGCAGCGGCTACGAGTTCGCCGCCGGCGAAGATTTTCGCCTGAAAGAAGTGGCTGATCGCATCGGTTACATGCGGGATGCTGTCGAACAAAACGTGAAAGGAAATGGCCGCGCTCAAGGCGCCACCAAGCATGAGCAGGGCAAGAAACGCGGGCGCGGACACGCGCGGCGCGCCCATCATTGTCCGCGGCGAAACGATTCCGCGCCGAAATAAAGCCGTCAGTCCGGTTGCGACCAGCGCGAGAGCAGCCCAAACCTGCCCGGTCGCCATTCTCGCCACCGTTTCAGCGCTCAACTCATGGTCGGCCGACAATAATCGACCTGCCAACGCGAGCGGATAGATGCCGACCTGCCACAAGATAAGAAGAATCACCCCCGATGCGATGATGGCCACGGGAAGAGGCGCCGTTTGCGATGTCGGGAACGTCATGTTCGGGTAATCACGACGTCCTTCAGGAGGGTATCCTTGTCCAGCTTCGTCGCATGCCAAGCGTCCATTTGGCGCAGGATGAAACGCCCCGCGGCCAGCATAAAGCTCAATCCGCTGGCGTAAAGGGTCGCTTCCCGGATGAGCGAGTCGGGGTTCAGCAGGAAGCATCCGGCAGAAAGGAGGACGAATCCGCCAACCACCAGGGTCTCGATTCGGAAGAACCGACTCAATCCCTTTTGAAGTCTCGAAGTGGGCCAGTCGGGAAGAATCTTTTTGGAAAAGAAGTGAAAAAGCAGTCCAGTAGCGGCCATCAGTTCGGCGCTCAGCACCAGCGGCAGTCGCATAGCGGCAGGGGACAGCGCCGCAGCCAGCAGGAGCGCAAGCGCGCATGTCCAAAACATACGGAGGGGCGTATAGAAAAGTGCGGTCACGAGAATGACGTGCAGAAACATGAAGCCGTCTCGCAGAACCCTCAATTTGCTCGTTCCCTGCCGTTCATGATAGGGCATCGGAATCTCTCCGATATGGATGCGGGGATCGAGAAGACAACGTGCGCTCATGGCCGGCGTGAAGGACAGCCCGCTGGGGAGGGGCAGGATCAACGGCAATAGCGAGCGCTTCAGGATCCGCATTCCGGAGGCCGTGTCGCGGACAATCCGGCCTGAAATCGCGGACAGAAGTATCGCATACAAGGTGTTGCCGACTCGCCGGATCAGAGGCATTCGGCTGTTCGAATGCAGCCTTGAACCGAGCACAATATCCGCGCCGGTTTTTTGCATCTCGTTCCACAGGTCAAAAAGAAACGCGGGATCGCACGTCCCGTCCGCGTCCATAAACGCCAAAATATCACCGG
This window of the Kiritimatiellia bacterium genome carries:
- a CDS encoding FkbM family methyltransferase, producing MWIQLRNWAAGAMPPAVRQMAREWYYPRKIARYSAADWLPADGVHRLVSAGSVVVDAGANVGYITATLARWVGPEGRVHSFEPVPSTFAVLRRTVEHLRLGNVILHPCALSDSAGEAKVHIPSFADGRENFYEASLHVHPWNTYSGRSFSVRTATLDDELGSDAERVHFMKIDVEGHEEPLLLGSRLVLQRARPALLIEIDGSLDDESVSAGRVARFLESFGYRPYFWRNDWCPRQRGESAVDYFFLMPHHVSA
- a CDS encoding glycosyltransferase family 2 protein yields the protein MNAKSPFSTLSIVIPVYNEARTVETILNRVRSVDVGLRKEIILVNDCSTDGTREVLERLAKEDPTLVVLHHERNRGKGAALRTGFARATGDIVLIQDADLEYDPREYPQLLQPILDGHADVVYGSRFIGGGPHRVLFFWHMVGNKFLTLLSNMMTNLNLTDMEVCYKVFRREVLQGIVIKEERFGFEVEITAKVARKRCRIYEVPVSYHGRTYEEGKKINWKDGVRALWCIIRYRLAD
- a CDS encoding glycosyltransferase family 39 protein, which translates into the protein MTFPTSQTAPLPVAIIASGVILLILWQVGIYPLALAGRLLSADHELSAETVARMATGQVWAALALVATGLTALFRRGIVSPRTMMGAPRVSAPAFLALLMLGGALSAAISFHVLFDSIPHVTDAISHFFQAKIFAGGELVAAAPPCPLAFFQHHVLITNDGKWFTKYPPGHALLLAIGQLLGYSNAALLLAHLLVLVASYFLARSFFTESVARATAAAFAVSPLAILLAGSMMSHTTFLASFLTGSWALVSALHMPRAPFLNVLAGFAYGLSFLIRPHEFLISAAAVATGLLLSAPRAVLEILRSSRHLLMGFLPAFVAILLWNQKAYGHWAAIGYGFTTDQSLFPMFQSRFGVGEHFKLADAAQLSLHRLIRFDQALLGWPLTLPLLGFAFLRVMDRRVRFLVIATAVHVGVYFFYDYLGHEYEARYYYNLAPVMLVLLAFGLREWAGASPARRFVVLAVVVASFAHAVGAYWPQVVFRNYGPDYEQANRCLHERALRELPPSSLVLIDSGAPEIRFRYSSGFLFNDPALTGRVIYARGEYLDLVPCLVRAFADRRFYRYVADPNDWCNGRFVPVEVSPPAGSE
- a CDS encoding glycosyltransferase family 2 protein is translated as MFPPSALSGQIISLVIPAYNEEDAILNTLRRALAVAENPASFPKDIARVEIIVVSDGSRDRTAELARSLPGVTVVEYGKNRGYGKAIETGFAVASGDILAFMDADGTCDPAFLFDLWNEMQKTGADIVLGSRLHSNSRMPLIRRVGNTLYAILLSAISGRIVRDTASGMRILKRSLLPLILPLPSGLSFTPAMSARCLLDPRIHIGEIPMPYHERQGTSKLRVLRDGFMFLHVILVTALFYTPLRMFWTCALALLLAAALSPAAMRLPLVLSAELMAATGLLFHFFSKKILPDWPTSRLQKGLSRFFRIETLVVGGFVLLSAGCFLLNPDSLIREATLYASGLSFMLAAGRFILRQMDAWHATKLDKDTLLKDVVITRT